Proteins encoded by one window of Rubinisphaera margarita:
- a CDS encoding YybH family protein, with protein MRVLRALFAFCLLSCFTTMAIAEENASGSQDVIRKQIQSYVEYFNQGDTDKIAQLWAEDGVFANLTLGGSTQGRTQIVAELSSFLSTQPGARLTGSVDEIKLLGETAAKVTGSTQLVLEDGTAETSSFIILFVQIDDEWLIESITETSQPIKSAREELAELEWLIGDWKDQTEGADVATSCRWSRGEVYLIRTFSVSLGETVSEGTEIIGWDPQVRQIRSWSFFSDGSFGSGFWTKNGDKWVVQSVHTLAEGDVADSLRVISDIAEDSMRVQLASHSINGELQPAREPVTVTRIASETAAANEGGQE; from the coding sequence ATGCGAGTGCTCCGAGCTCTCTTTGCGTTTTGTCTACTCTCCTGTTTTACCACAATGGCGATCGCCGAGGAGAATGCGTCCGGCAGCCAGGACGTAATCCGGAAGCAGATCCAGTCCTATGTCGAGTACTTCAACCAGGGCGATACAGACAAGATCGCTCAACTCTGGGCGGAAGACGGAGTCTTCGCGAATCTCACGCTCGGCGGCTCGACGCAGGGCAGGACGCAGATTGTGGCCGAGCTAAGCAGCTTTCTTAGCACACAACCCGGAGCCCGACTGACCGGCTCGGTGGATGAGATCAAGCTTCTGGGAGAGACAGCGGCGAAAGTAACTGGAAGCACTCAGCTTGTGCTCGAAGACGGCACAGCCGAGACGAGCTCGTTCATTATTCTTTTCGTGCAAATTGATGATGAGTGGCTGATCGAATCGATCACCGAGACGAGTCAGCCGATCAAGTCCGCCCGCGAAGAGCTCGCCGAACTCGAATGGCTCATCGGGGATTGGAAGGATCAGACCGAGGGGGCGGATGTGGCGACGTCGTGTCGCTGGTCTCGCGGGGAGGTCTACCTGATCAGGACGTTTTCCGTCAGCCTGGGTGAGACAGTTTCAGAAGGGACCGAGATCATTGGCTGGGATCCCCAGGTTCGCCAGATCCGGTCCTGGTCGTTCTTCTCCGATGGATCGTTTGGTTCCGGCTTCTGGACGAAGAATGGCGATAAGTGGGTCGTGCAGTCAGTACACACTCTGGCCGAAGGAGATGTCGCCGACAGCCTGCGAGTGATCAGCGATATTGCTGAAGACTCAATGCGCGTTCAACTGGCGAGCCATTCCATCAACGGCGAACTTCAGCCGGCTCGCGAACCTGTCACGGTGACGCGCATCGCCAGTGAGACTGCAGCGGCGAATGAAGGAGGCCAGGAATGA
- a CDS encoding aspartyl protease family protein has protein sequence MMRSCQRFSIVLLMMGLELSAMEIHAQEAAPYFEGDRILVNARINEQPVRLLYDTGASFSAILSSAAERLKIEIDAQREQQLGNYRVPIGRTAPVEFAMFGQTMTTPLRVVVSPRKAPFDGVLSWRNVNSAHVLIDGYDRRVLTLNRLPERGWQRWQLEAENSQLFFAVTHEGKEMGRVFVDTGTSCGLRLSPQLWRQWREEHPEAGVTLETFQYFVGDVESYELSWAEEFSLGDLTFRDVDLSVIPESEEDMAIDAAGKEFIAMIGIRALRNLRIIISREEKMLLTQPIASIPDHNRLGAVFIPDPDDESVLRCRVLDGSPAAKAGLRNGDVLASIDDFNFSGRDESGPRNPSTFFSGPAGTRLAIAVRRDGELLDVQVQLEDLLR, from the coding sequence ATGATGCGCTCCTGCCAACGGTTCTCGATCGTGCTGCTCATGATGGGCCTGGAATTAAGCGCCATGGAGATTCACGCCCAGGAAGCGGCTCCTTACTTTGAAGGAGATCGCATCCTTGTGAATGCCCGGATCAACGAGCAGCCCGTTCGCCTGCTCTACGATACCGGTGCTTCGTTCTCGGCAATCTTGAGCAGTGCGGCCGAACGACTGAAGATTGAGATCGACGCCCAACGCGAGCAGCAGCTCGGGAACTACCGGGTGCCGATCGGCCGGACCGCTCCTGTGGAGTTTGCGATGTTCGGCCAAACGATGACGACCCCGCTTCGTGTGGTGGTGAGTCCCCGAAAGGCTCCGTTCGATGGCGTTCTGAGCTGGCGAAACGTTAACTCGGCTCACGTGCTGATTGATGGCTACGACCGCCGTGTGCTGACGCTTAATCGCCTGCCCGAGCGAGGTTGGCAGCGATGGCAACTCGAAGCCGAGAACTCGCAGCTCTTCTTTGCCGTCACCCATGAGGGCAAGGAGATGGGTCGCGTGTTCGTCGATACGGGGACCAGCTGTGGGCTGAGGCTGTCTCCACAGCTGTGGAGACAATGGCGGGAAGAACATCCTGAAGCTGGTGTAACGCTGGAGACGTTTCAGTATTTCGTTGGCGATGTCGAATCCTATGAGCTTTCATGGGCGGAAGAGTTCTCGCTGGGAGATCTGACCTTTCGCGACGTCGATCTCAGTGTGATCCCGGAATCCGAAGAAGACATGGCGATCGACGCGGCCGGGAAAGAGTTCATCGCCATGATCGGAATTCGGGCACTCCGGAATCTGCGGATCATCATCAGCCGGGAGGAGAAGATGCTGCTCACACAGCCCATCGCGTCGATTCCCGACCACAATCGCCTGGGAGCGGTTTTCATTCCCGACCCGGATGACGAATCGGTATTACGTTGCCGCGTACTGGACGGTTCGCCCGCCGCGAAAGCCGGACTGAGAAATGGCGATGTTCTGGCGTCGATCGACGATTTTAACTTCAGTGGACGAGATGAGTCCGGTCCACGAAATCCTTCGACGTTCTTCTCTGGACCGGCGGGAACACGGCTCGCTATTGCCGTGAGACGCGACGGGGAACTGCTCGACGTTCAGGTGCAGCTGGAAGATCTGCTCCGCTGA
- a CDS encoding arylsulfatase: MLRILLIVTLSLHFAAQVQAETTKPNVVVFLADDAGWGDYSENGNHQTRTPNIDSIAQAGVTLDRYFVCPVCSPTRAEFLTGRYHPRGGVRGVSTGQERLNLDEATVADAFNKAGYATGAFGKWHNGSQYPYHPCGRGFDEYFGHTAGHWGEYFDAPLEENGKMIRTEGYIADVCTDRAIEFINRNQSQPFFCYVPYSTPHSPWAVPQEYWNEYKDMPIEQTATEPQREEPDHTRCALAMVKNQDDNVGRVLNRLEELGVAENTIVVYFSDNGPNSWRWNGGMKGRKGSTDEGGVRSTCYIRWSNKLPAGTTVTQIAGAIDLLPTLTSLAGIERIGDKPLDGRDLSPLLMGKQTKWSDRTIFSTWAGRTSARTQQFRLDHQGNLYDMVADPGQTQPVNKQHEQTAKRLKAEVEDWKMNVLNADRDGADREKKKRNAVDSRPLTVGYREFPITMLPARDGDPEGGVERSSSAPNCSYFVNWTSEEGRMVWLLDVHTAGRYDVTIDYTCPVDDAGSQIELSCGNHNLKGRVEPGWDPPLYTNQDTLPRPPAESQMKPFRTLHLGEMKLDKGEGELVLRALEIPGDYVMDVRRVTLTLLD; encoded by the coding sequence ATGCTACGAATTCTTCTGATCGTTACCCTTTCACTGCACTTCGCCGCTCAGGTTCAAGCCGAAACGACGAAGCCGAATGTTGTCGTCTTTCTGGCCGACGATGCCGGCTGGGGGGACTACAGCGAGAACGGAAACCACCAGACGAGAACGCCGAATATCGATTCCATCGCCCAGGCGGGGGTTACGCTTGATCGCTATTTCGTCTGCCCGGTCTGCTCGCCGACGCGAGCGGAGTTTCTCACCGGACGATACCACCCGCGTGGTGGTGTTCGCGGCGTCTCGACTGGTCAGGAGCGGTTGAATCTCGATGAGGCGACGGTCGCTGATGCCTTTAATAAGGCAGGCTATGCGACTGGCGCCTTCGGCAAATGGCACAACGGCAGTCAGTATCCCTACCATCCCTGTGGGCGAGGATTCGATGAGTACTTTGGCCATACCGCCGGGCACTGGGGCGAATACTTCGATGCTCCTCTCGAAGAAAACGGCAAGATGATTCGCACGGAAGGGTACATTGCCGACGTCTGCACCGATCGCGCGATCGAATTTATCAATCGAAATCAATCGCAGCCGTTCTTCTGTTACGTACCGTACTCCACGCCGCATTCCCCCTGGGCGGTGCCACAGGAGTACTGGAATGAGTACAAAGACATGCCGATTGAACAGACCGCGACCGAGCCCCAGCGGGAAGAACCGGATCATACCCGGTGTGCTCTGGCGATGGTCAAGAATCAGGACGACAACGTTGGCCGCGTGCTGAACCGGTTGGAGGAACTGGGAGTCGCTGAGAATACGATCGTGGTTTACTTCTCCGATAACGGCCCCAACAGCTGGCGCTGGAATGGTGGCATGAAGGGCCGCAAGGGAAGCACCGACGAAGGAGGTGTTCGCTCGACGTGCTACATCCGCTGGTCGAACAAACTGCCTGCAGGCACCACGGTGACTCAGATCGCCGGGGCGATTGACCTGCTGCCGACGCTGACGAGTCTCGCCGGGATCGAACGGATCGGAGACAAGCCACTTGACGGACGTGACCTCAGTCCGCTGCTCATGGGCAAGCAGACCAAATGGTCAGATCGAACGATCTTTTCAACTTGGGCGGGGCGAACCAGTGCCCGCACTCAGCAGTTCCGCCTCGATCATCAAGGCAACCTGTATGACATGGTCGCCGATCCCGGTCAGACGCAGCCGGTGAATAAGCAGCACGAGCAAACGGCGAAGCGACTGAAAGCCGAGGTCGAAGATTGGAAGATGAATGTACTCAACGCGGATCGAGACGGAGCGGATCGGGAAAAGAAGAAGCGGAACGCAGTCGATTCACGCCCGTTGACCGTCGGCTATCGCGAGTTCCCAATCACCATGTTGCCGGCTCGGGATGGGGACCCCGAAGGAGGTGTTGAACGCAGCAGCAGTGCTCCGAACTGTTCCTATTTCGTGAACTGGACCAGCGAAGAAGGCCGCATGGTCTGGTTGCTCGATGTGCATACCGCTGGCCGTTACGACGTGACAATTGATTACACCTGTCCGGTCGACGACGCCGGCTCGCAGATTGAACTCTCCTGCGGCAATCACAATCTGAAAGGACGCGTCGAGCCGGGCTGGGATCCGCCGCTCTACACGAATCAGGACACCCTGCCCCGTCCGCCGGCGGAATCGCAGATGAAGCCGTTCCGGACACTGCATCTGGGAGAGATGAAACTCGACAAGGGCGAAGGCGAACTCGTGCTGCGGGCTCTGGAGATCCCGGGCGATTACGTCATGGATGTCCGCCGTGTCACGCTGACGCTGCTGGACTGA
- a CDS encoding sulfatase family protein yields MRILLLLFFAVVFTAPLEAAELPNIILMMGDDHGWEETGYNGHPYVKTPVLDEMASSGLKFDRFYAAHPSCSPTRASFLTGRHPNRMGTFAPGWSLRPEEITIAHLLQKAGYRCGHFGKWHVGTVKEGSPTNPGAMGFDEWVSHDNFFEMNPTLSRNGATPTVYEGESSAILIKEAIRFIDASAKEKKPSLTVIWFGSPHEPYSGLAEDLALYDDLPGKYTKKVKLTSNETGQQTTRPQGEVLRERYAEITAMDRAIGFLRDHLEEEGLRENTVLFYCGDNGTSGDSALGEPHRGVKGQVYEGGILVPGLVEWPARILDPKTTSVRASTSDLLPTLGAITGQSLPDRPLDGIELNPIIGGNEERTNPLYFWEFEMSHVRKAKTEPWIDPALQEGTTPLVKFMNGKPTRDFVNFKHPPVSDADYEGPRAIIDGDLKLVVHEKGGKPRVELFNLTSDPAEKNNLADKRADDVKRLQKRLRDWQSSVLNSVSGDDYDN; encoded by the coding sequence ATGAGAATCCTGCTTCTATTGTTCTTCGCTGTCGTATTCACGGCGCCGCTCGAAGCCGCCGAGCTTCCCAATATCATTCTCATGATGGGGGACGATCACGGCTGGGAAGAAACCGGCTATAACGGACATCCCTATGTCAAGACGCCGGTACTCGACGAGATGGCCAGTTCCGGTCTGAAGTTCGACCGCTTTTACGCCGCTCATCCGAGTTGCTCGCCGACACGAGCCAGCTTTCTGACGGGCCGTCATCCGAATCGAATGGGAACGTTTGCTCCAGGCTGGTCACTCCGGCCCGAAGAGATCACGATCGCTCATCTTCTGCAGAAAGCGGGCTACCGCTGCGGTCACTTCGGCAAGTGGCATGTGGGCACCGTTAAAGAAGGTTCTCCCACCAATCCCGGAGCGATGGGATTCGATGAATGGGTCTCCCATGACAACTTCTTCGAGATGAATCCGACTCTCTCCCGTAATGGTGCCACCCCCACAGTCTACGAGGGCGAAAGCTCGGCCATCCTGATCAAGGAAGCGATTCGATTCATCGATGCATCGGCTAAGGAGAAGAAGCCGTCGCTCACCGTGATCTGGTTCGGCTCGCCACATGAGCCCTACAGTGGACTGGCGGAGGATCTCGCTTTGTACGACGATCTTCCCGGCAAGTACACGAAAAAAGTGAAGCTGACCTCCAACGAGACGGGACAGCAAACGACCCGGCCGCAGGGCGAAGTGTTGCGCGAGCGGTATGCGGAAATCACGGCCATGGACCGGGCGATCGGGTTCCTGCGGGATCATCTCGAAGAAGAAGGCCTTCGCGAGAACACCGTCCTGTTCTACTGCGGCGACAACGGAACTTCCGGCGACTCTGCGCTGGGCGAGCCGCACCGGGGAGTGAAAGGCCAGGTTTACGAGGGAGGCATTCTTGTCCCCGGCCTCGTGGAATGGCCGGCTCGAATCCTCGATCCGAAGACAACCAGCGTTCGGGCCAGCACAAGCGATCTGCTTCCGACCCTCGGTGCGATCACCGGACAGTCGCTGCCGGATCGCCCGCTCGATGGGATCGAACTCAATCCGATCATTGGCGGAAACGAAGAGCGAACCAACCCGCTTTACTTTTGGGAATTCGAAATGTCTCACGTGCGGAAGGCGAAAACGGAACCGTGGATCGACCCGGCTCTGCAGGAAGGAACGACTCCGCTGGTGAAGTTCATGAACGGCAAGCCGACGCGCGATTTCGTGAACTTCAAACATCCGCCCGTCTCAGATGCCGACTACGAAGGGCCGCGAGCCATCATTGACGGGGATCTGAAACTGGTCGTCCACGAAAAGGGCGGGAAGCCGCGTGTGGAACTCTTCAACCTCACCAGTGATCCAGCCGAGAAGAACAATCTGGCCGACAAGCGTGCGGATGACGTGAAACGCCTGCAAAAAAGGCTGCGCGACTGGCAGTCATCGGTTCTGAACAGTGTTTCCGGCGACGATTACGACAACTAA